The DNA segment TCATCCAAATTTTCCGACAGGTGGGTGTGTAAATAAACCGTTGGAAATTCCGCTAGCAATTGGGCTGCCAATTGAAGTTGCTGGGGCGTGGACGTAGGTGCAAAGCGAGGCGTGACGGCATAGCCCAAGCGATCGACCCCATGCCAGCGTTCAATTAATCGCTGGCTGTCTTCGTAGGCGGATTGGGCGGTATCCAGCAAGCCCGGTGGAGCGTGGCGATCCATCATCACCTTCCCCGTAATCAGCCGTAAATTGCGAGCCTGGGCTGCGGCAAACAACGCATCCACCGACCCTGGAAACACCGCTGCAAAGACGGCAGCCGTCGTAGTGCCATTGCGCAGAAGTTCCTCAACAAAAAAATTGGCCACTTGGGCCGCATGTTCTGGATCTTGAAAGCTTTGCTCCATCGGAAAGGTATATTGATTTAGCCAGTCCAATAATTGCTCCCCATAGGCCGCCATCATCTGGGTTTGGGGATAGTGCAGGTGGATATCGATCAAGCCGGGGGTGATTAACCGATCGGGGTAATGGGTCAGGGTCAAATTGGGGTAGCGATCGGCTAAAGCTGAATAGGCTCCAAAATCATGGATATGCCCTTGATTCAGCACCAACAGCCCATCGGGAATGTAACGAATACTACTGTTTTCTAAACTTTCTAAATTTTCTGCGCTGGGATTGTCTAGACTATCATTGGAGCCATTACTAAAAGGATCATTGATACAATCCAAAAATACCCCCCGAATTCCAGTTAATTCAGATAACTCCACCTGCGAACCGGAACTTTGTAAATTTTGATTGAGCCTTGGGGACAGGTTTTGGGTGTTTTGGTTCACCGTGGGCTTCTCCCATGATTGAATTCCTTCTACAATTTTAATAACGCTTTGAGAAAATGGTTGTTGATTCGAGTTAAATGCCGATGACCGATGCCGTGCAATCTCATAATTTAGAATCTCAGATTTTGGAATTTACCCTGAACGGCCAGACCGTGCGCCTCTCTGCCGTGTCGCCTACGATGACGCTTTTACAATATTTGCAACAGTCGGGGCGATCGGGCACGAAGGAAGGCTGCGGAGACGGGGACTGCGGGGCCTGTACAGTGGCAGTCATGGGGCAAGATGCCCAGGGAAAACCCACCTACCACGCAATTAACAGTTGTCTGATTCCCATCGGCGCGATCGCTGGACGAACAGTGATTACGGTAGAGAGTTTGGCGGAGGCAGAGCGGTTGCATCCTGTCCAAGCAGCAATGGTGGAAACGGGCGGTTCCCAGTGCGGCTACTGCACGCCTGGTTTTATTATGAGTTTGTTTGCGGCCTACTATGGGGCCGATGGGGCAATCCCGGATGAAACCGTAGAGGGCAACCTCTGCCGCTGTACGGGCTATTTACCGATTCGGCGGGCGGCTCAGCAACTCAGCCAGCAATTAACTCAGCCAGATCCAGCAACTCCCCGCGATCGATTTTCTGCGCAACTCGCCAATTATGCTGCGCCCAGAAACGATTTTGCTTACATTAGCCCCACGGAGCGCTTCTATCGTCCGACCCAACTGCAAACGGCCTTAGAACTGTTGCACCAGTATCCCGATGCGGTGGTGCTGGCCGGGGGAACGGATCTGGGGCTTGACCTGAGCCACCGTCGTCGATCGTTTCCAACAATCATTGCCCTAGAAGCCATTCCAGAATTGCAAGAAATTCAGCAACTAGAAAATTCGTTCAGCATTGGTGCAAGCGTTTCCCTAAGTCATCTCAAAACAAAATTACATGGTTACTTCCCTAGCCTAGATGAAATGTTAGTCTGGTTTGCAGCCCAGCAGGTTCGCAACCGCGCTACCATGGGTGGCAATCTGGCTACGGCCTCTCCGATCGGTGACCTGCCCCCGGTTTTACTAGCGCTAGATGCGATAGTGGAATTGGTGAGTTTGGACGGAGTCCGCAGGGTGCCCATCGCAGAATTCTTTACAGGCTATCGAAAAACTGTACTGCAACCGGGCGAGTTAATTCGATCGATTGAAATTCCGACAACGCTGACACCAGAAACCACACAACGCCACAGCCAATCTTATAAAATTGGTAAACGGGGCACCGATGATATTAGTATTGTGGCCGCAGCATTTACGATCGATCTCGATGCTCACAACACGATCGTCCATGCCAGGTTGGCCTACGGCGGCGTTGCTGCTACACCCATTCGCGCGATCGCGATCGAACAGGACTTAATCGGCCAACCGTGGACAAGGGAAACCGTGAGGGCCTGTAAACCCAGGTTACACGACTGTTTTACGCCATTGAGTGATCTGCGAGGAAGCGCCCATTACCGAAAAACGTTAGTCGCCAATCTATTTGAAAAATTCTTTATCGACATGGGGGGGAGGTAAACCAATGATTCATCAATCCAAATCCCATGAAAGCGCGATCGGACATGTCACAGGCAAGGCAGTGTATACCGACGAACAACGGCCTCCCGTCGGAATGTTATCACTCTATCCCGTGATGGCTCCCCATGCCCATGCGAGAATCACAACTATTAATCTTAGTGGTGCAGAAAAGGTTGATGGTTACGTTACAGTAGTCACTGCATCGGATATTCCTGGAATTAATAACACAGGAGTCATTCTAGCGGATGAAATTCTATTACCCACCGAAGAAATTAGTTATTGGGGACAGGCAGTGCTGTGGGTTGTGGCTGAGACAGATATTGCGGCTCAACGGGCTGCGGAGATCATTCAAGTTGAATATGAACCCTTGCCTGCCATTCTCTCGATCGCCGATGCCATTGCTGCCGATCGCTTCCATGGCCAACCTACCCAAATTAGTCGTGGGGCGGTCGAAACGGCGCTAGCTCAGTCCGACCATCGTTTAACCGGAGCATTAGAGATCCAAGGTCAGGATCACTTTTACTTGGAAACCCACACCAGTTGGGTGATTCCCGATGGCGAAGGGCATTTTCAAGTCTATTCCTCCACACAACATCCCACGGAAACCCAGGCGATCGTAGCGCGGGTGTTGGGCATTGCCAAAAATCAAGTGGTGGTGACTTGTTTGCGGATGGGCGGTGGCTTTGGGGGCAAGGAAACCCAGGCCAATCCCTTTGCGGCAGTGGCCGCGATCGCAGCTTACAAAACCGGGCAGCCCGTGCGGGTCAAGCTGAAACGGGAACAGGACATGATTCTCACCGGAAAACGCCATGCCTTCCTGGGACAGTATGAGGTCGGATTTACGGCAGAGGGGCAGATTACAGCACTGGCGGTCAAGCTCTACGCCGATGGGGGCTGGAGTTTGGATCTGTCGCCTCCGGTGCTGTTGCGGGCGATGGTGCACGTGGATAACGCCTACTATATTCCCCATCTGACAGTGCAGGGCTGGATTGCCAACACCCATAAGGTCTCCAACACGGCGTTTCGGGGCTTTGGCGGGCCGCAGGGAATGGTGGTGATTGAGGAGGTGATCGATCGGGTTGCTCGGACACT comes from the Alkalinema sp. FACHB-956 genome and includes:
- the guaD gene encoding guanine deaminase, with the protein product MNQNTQNLSPRLNQNLQSSGSQVELSELTGIRGVFLDCINDPFSNGSNDSLDNPSAENLESLENSSIRYIPDGLLVLNQGHIHDFGAYSALADRYPNLTLTHYPDRLITPGLIDIHLHYPQTQMMAAYGEQLLDWLNQYTFPMEQSFQDPEHAAQVANFFVEELLRNGTTTAAVFAAVFPGSVDALFAAAQARNLRLITGKVMMDRHAPPGLLDTAQSAYEDSQRLIERWHGVDRLGYAVTPRFAPTSTPQQLQLAAQLLAEFPTVYLHTHLSENLDELAWVQELFPGSASYLDVYDRFALVTSRSIFAHCIHLSDVEFDRLADVNAAIAFCPTSNFFLGSGLFNIQKAKSEGRSINVGLASDVGAGTSFSMLKTAAEAYKVAQLQHQTLSPFQLFFLMTLGGARSLHLADHIGNFELGKEADFVVWNLQATPLMAFRNPGPLPTTFRELSDRLFSLLVLGDDRSVSATYIMGQQQFDSV
- the xdhA gene encoding xanthine dehydrogenase small subunit — its product is MPMTDAVQSHNLESQILEFTLNGQTVRLSAVSPTMTLLQYLQQSGRSGTKEGCGDGDCGACTVAVMGQDAQGKPTYHAINSCLIPIGAIAGRTVITVESLAEAERLHPVQAAMVETGGSQCGYCTPGFIMSLFAAYYGADGAIPDETVEGNLCRCTGYLPIRRAAQQLSQQLTQPDPATPRDRFSAQLANYAAPRNDFAYISPTERFYRPTQLQTALELLHQYPDAVVLAGGTDLGLDLSHRRRSFPTIIALEAIPELQEIQQLENSFSIGASVSLSHLKTKLHGYFPSLDEMLVWFAAQQVRNRATMGGNLATASPIGDLPPVLLALDAIVELVSLDGVRRVPIAEFFTGYRKTVLQPGELIRSIEIPTTLTPETTQRHSQSYKIGKRGTDDISIVAAAFTIDLDAHNTIVHARLAYGGVAATPIRAIAIEQDLIGQPWTRETVRACKPRLHDCFTPLSDLRGSAHYRKTLVANLFEKFFIDMGGR